From a region of the Xanthomonas rydalmerensis genome:
- a CDS encoding pectate lyase family protein codes for MQQQFRMGALALALAVAATPAFAGPVGYGANTTGGGTAIPVNVATMEAMQAAIDNYAGSGGLVLNYTGTFNYAGITDVCTQWKLPAKTVQIKNKRDITIKGANGSSANFGVRVVGNAHNVIIRNMTIGLLPGGEDADSISLEGNSSGQPSNIWVDHNTIFASLTKCPGAGDASFDGGIDMKKGVNHVTVSYNYIHDYQKVALNGYSDSDTQNAAARTTYHHNRFENVESRLPLQRRGLSHIYNNYFNNVFTSGINVRMGGVALIEANYFENIKNPVTSRDSSEIGYWDLINNYVGSGISWTAPESTSKPYANATTWISSKTYPEPLGYLYTAIPAAQVKAKVIATAGAGTNLAE; via the coding sequence ATGCAGCAGCAATTCCGCATGGGCGCACTGGCGCTCGCGCTGGCCGTCGCCGCCACCCCGGCCTTCGCCGGCCCGGTCGGCTACGGCGCCAACACCACCGGCGGCGGCACCGCCATTCCGGTGAACGTCGCCACGATGGAGGCGATGCAGGCGGCGATCGACAACTACGCCGGTTCCGGCGGCCTGGTGCTCAACTACACCGGCACCTTCAACTACGCCGGCATCACCGACGTGTGCACGCAATGGAAGCTGCCGGCCAAGACCGTGCAGATCAAGAACAAGCGCGACATCACCATCAAGGGCGCCAACGGGTCCTCGGCCAACTTCGGCGTGCGCGTGGTCGGCAACGCGCACAACGTCATCATCCGCAACATGACCATCGGCCTGCTGCCGGGTGGCGAGGATGCCGATTCGATTTCGCTGGAAGGCAATTCCAGCGGCCAGCCGTCCAACATCTGGGTGGACCACAACACCATCTTCGCCTCGCTGACCAAGTGCCCCGGCGCCGGCGACGCGTCCTTCGATGGCGGCATCGACATGAAGAAGGGCGTCAACCACGTCACCGTGTCGTACAACTACATCCACGACTACCAGAAGGTCGCGCTCAACGGCTACAGCGACAGCGACACCCAGAACGCCGCCGCGCGCACCACCTACCACCACAACCGCTTCGAGAACGTGGAATCGCGCCTGCCGCTGCAGCGGCGCGGGCTGAGCCACATCTACAACAACTACTTCAACAACGTCTTCACCTCCGGCATCAACGTGCGCATGGGTGGGGTGGCGCTGATCGAAGCCAACTACTTCGAGAACATCAAGAACCCGGTCACCTCGCGCGACAGCAGCGAGATCGGCTACTGGGACCTGATCAACAACTACGTCGGCAGCGGCATCAGCTGGACCGCACCGGAGAGCACCAGCAAGCCCTACGCCAACGCCACCACCTGGATCTCGTCCAAGACCTATCCGGAGCCGCTGGGCTATCTGTACACGGCGATCCCCGCCGCGCAGGTCAAGGCCAAGGTCATCGCCACCGCGGGCGCCGGCACCAACCTGGCCGAATGA
- a CDS encoding methyl-accepting chemotaxis protein, with product MIGFLQRYNVGTRLASAFGVLILLSCALVGAGLLTLKQSRDMMDTIVNRRMQILDYTGEMRNASALIAINLRNIVLPTTREENERFAKVVDEQRRYYGEIHDKLYAIPVTNAVGAQMRKAIDDAYARTRVANQEVLDLGMQDKDAEALKVLIAQAAPATQRWQEALNVYANRQREQGAQAYASAEAAMDRGRALLIAGGAIVVLVSGLLAWLITRSLTLPLTRATRVAEAIASGKLDNDVRTDARDETGRLLVAMQGMQQQVSNLIGAQLEMAKRHDAGEVSHRIDAEAFPGDYGRMAAETNALVASHLAVKTRLAQIMGRYAIGDLSQDMDRLPGEEAVLSQTMDEVKANLSAMNGQIKQLATSAADGDFSARGDAERFQYDFRVMVESLNQLMATADGNLQALSTLLQAIAAGDLTARMHGDFRGVFAQMRDDANATAEQLAGIVGRIKHSAVSINAAATEIAAGNDDLSRRTEQQAASLEETAASMEELTSTVRQNAEHARQANQLAAGAASVAAQGGSVVGEVVTTMSGIEASSKKIGDIISVIDGIAFQTNILALNAAVEAARAGDQGRGFAVVASEVRTLAQRSASAAKEIKSLIDDSVSRVAEGSALVDQAGKTMTEIVTSVQRVTDIMGEISAASQEQSAGIEQVNQTVTQMDESTQQNAALVEEASAAARSMEQQAVELSQAVALFKLDASAAAPLVHAPRHHANAAPAGKRSVRPVVANAAPARRAAQPAAALALASDKDWQEF from the coding sequence ATGATCGGTTTCCTGCAGCGCTACAACGTCGGGACGCGGCTCGCGTCCGCCTTCGGCGTCCTTATCCTGCTGTCCTGCGCCCTCGTCGGCGCCGGCCTGCTGACGTTGAAACAGTCACGCGACATGATGGATACCATCGTCAATCGGCGCATGCAGATCCTCGATTACACCGGCGAAATGCGCAACGCCAGCGCGTTGATCGCGATCAATCTGCGCAACATCGTGCTGCCAACCACGCGTGAGGAGAACGAGCGCTTCGCCAAGGTCGTCGACGAGCAGCGCCGCTACTACGGCGAGATCCACGACAAGCTCTACGCGATTCCGGTCACCAATGCTGTCGGCGCGCAGATGCGCAAGGCGATCGACGATGCCTACGCGCGGACGCGGGTCGCCAACCAGGAGGTGCTGGATCTGGGCATGCAGGACAAGGACGCCGAGGCGCTGAAGGTGCTGATTGCCCAGGCCGCGCCGGCCACCCAGCGATGGCAGGAGGCGCTCAACGTCTATGCGAACCGGCAGCGCGAACAGGGCGCTCAGGCATATGCGAGCGCCGAAGCAGCCATGGATCGCGGCCGTGCCTTGTTGATCGCAGGCGGCGCCATCGTGGTGCTCGTCAGCGGCCTGCTGGCCTGGCTGATCACCCGCAGCCTGACCCTGCCGCTGACCCGCGCCACCCGCGTCGCCGAGGCCATCGCCAGCGGCAAGCTGGACAACGACGTGCGCACCGACGCCCGCGACGAGACCGGCCGCCTGCTGGTCGCGATGCAGGGCATGCAGCAGCAGGTCAGTAACCTGATCGGTGCGCAACTGGAGATGGCCAAGCGCCACGACGCCGGCGAAGTCAGCCATCGCATCGACGCAGAGGCGTTCCCCGGCGACTACGGGCGCATGGCGGCCGAGACCAATGCGCTGGTGGCCTCGCACCTGGCGGTCAAGACGCGCCTTGCGCAGATCATGGGCCGCTATGCGATCGGCGACCTGTCGCAGGACATGGACCGCCTGCCCGGCGAGGAAGCGGTGTTGAGCCAGACCATGGACGAGGTCAAGGCCAACCTGTCGGCGATGAACGGGCAGATCAAGCAACTGGCCACCTCGGCCGCCGACGGCGACTTCAGCGCGCGTGGCGACGCCGAGCGCTTCCAGTACGACTTCCGGGTGATGGTGGAGAGCCTGAACCAACTGATGGCCACCGCCGACGGCAACTTGCAGGCGCTGTCCACGCTGCTGCAGGCGATCGCCGCAGGCGACCTGACCGCACGCATGCACGGCGATTTCCGCGGCGTGTTCGCACAGATGCGCGACGACGCCAATGCCACCGCCGAACAACTGGCCGGCATCGTCGGCCGCATCAAGCACTCGGCGGTGTCGATCAATGCCGCGGCCACCGAGATCGCCGCCGGCAACGACGACCTGTCGCGCCGCACCGAGCAGCAGGCCGCCAGCCTGGAAGAGACCGCCGCCTCGATGGAGGAGCTGACCTCCACCGTCCGCCAGAACGCCGAGCACGCGCGCCAGGCCAATCAGCTGGCGGCCGGCGCGGCCTCGGTCGCCGCGCAGGGCGGCAGCGTGGTCGGTGAGGTGGTGACCACCATGAGCGGCATCGAAGCCTCCTCGAAGAAGATCGGCGACATCATCTCTGTGATCGACGGCATCGCCTTCCAGACCAACATCCTCGCGCTCAACGCGGCGGTGGAAGCGGCGCGTGCCGGCGACCAGGGCCGCGGTTTCGCCGTGGTCGCCAGCGAGGTGCGCACCTTGGCGCAGCGCTCGGCCAGTGCCGCCAAGGAGATCAAGAGCCTGATCGACGACTCGGTGAGCCGTGTGGCCGAAGGCTCGGCCCTGGTCGATCAGGCCGGCAAGACCATGACCGAGATCGTGACCTCGGTGCAGCGCGTCACCGACATCATGGGCGAGATCTCGGCTGCGTCGCAGGAGCAGTCGGCCGGCATCGAACAGGTCAACCAGACCGTGACGCAGATGGACGAGAGCACGCAGCAGAACGCGGCCTTGGTGGAAGAGGCCAGTGCGGCGGCGCGTTCGATGGAGCAGCAGGCGGTGGAACTGAGCCAGGCGGTGGCGCTGTTCAAGCTGGACGCCTCGGCGGCCGCGCCGTTGGTGCACGCACCGCGTCATCACGCCAACGCGGCACCCGCAGGCAAGCGCAGTGTCCGTCCGGTGGTGGCGAATGCCGCACCGGCGCGGCGTGCGGCGCAGCCCGCCGCGGCGCTGGCGTTGGCTTCGGACAAGGATTGGCAGGAGTTCTGA
- a CDS encoding methyl-accepting chemotaxis protein: MIAFLQRYNVGARLATAFGILILLSSALVVAGLLTLFQARERLDGIVNRNIAAIRASSDMLNASSVVAINVRNIVLPTSQEDNVRFSKIVAEQRARYQEARKRAGAIPSGAQSQAVLEEVDRARQMTVDVNNRVMDLGMHDKSDQALALLMAESAPLTQKWQDAIASYADLQATRSSEAYADATAAMARGRAMLIAGGLAVVLVSSLLAWMITRSLTVPLARATRAAEAIADGRLDNDVVTDARDEPGRLLLAMGRMQHQLQRFSRETTLMIELHADKDISHRMPQDFPGVYGELSKGINTMMFEHLDAIVEAVEILNQYANGDLRRDARRLPGSRAVLHESMDAAKASLLAINTEIKRLAAAAAAGDFSARGDAAHFQYDFRLMVQDLNAMMEVSDRNLGKLSALLQAIAAGDLTARMDGEFHGVFATMRDDANATADQLTGIVGRIQNAAISINAAASEIATGNDDLSRRTEQQAASLEETAASMEELTSTVRQNAEHARQANQLASGAASVASQGGAVVGQVVATMSGIEASSKKIADIIGVIDGIAFQTNILALNAAVEAARAGEQGRGFAVVASEVRTLAQRSANAAKEIKGLIDDSVSRVAEGSALVDQAGSTMQEIVASVQRVTDIMGEISAASQEQSAGIEQVNQTVTQMDESTQQNAALVEEATAAARSMEQQSVELTQAVALFKLEGAPVAVPSPVQSLRGRSVAPVATRSPRPLAAAAAAAAAAPARRAPSFAAAVALDKDWQEF; this comes from the coding sequence ATGATTGCATTCCTTCAGCGCTACAACGTTGGCGCCCGGCTCGCCACCGCATTCGGCATCCTTATCCTGTTGTCCTCGGCGCTGGTCGTCGCCGGGCTGCTGACCCTGTTCCAGGCGCGCGAGCGACTGGACGGCATCGTCAACCGCAACATCGCCGCCATCCGCGCGTCCAGCGACATGCTCAACGCCAGTTCGGTCGTGGCCATCAATGTCCGCAACATCGTGTTGCCGACCTCGCAAGAGGACAACGTCCGCTTCTCCAAGATCGTGGCCGAGCAACGCGCGCGCTACCAGGAGGCACGCAAGCGGGCGGGCGCCATTCCCAGCGGTGCGCAGAGCCAGGCCGTGCTGGAAGAGGTCGATCGCGCCCGGCAGATGACCGTGGACGTCAACAACCGGGTCATGGATCTGGGCATGCACGACAAGTCGGACCAGGCGCTGGCCCTGCTGATGGCCGAGTCCGCGCCGCTGACGCAGAAATGGCAGGACGCCATCGCCAGCTATGCCGATCTGCAGGCCACGCGCAGCAGCGAAGCCTACGCGGACGCGACGGCCGCGATGGCGCGTGGGCGCGCGATGCTCATCGCCGGCGGCTTGGCCGTGGTGCTGGTCAGCAGCCTGCTGGCGTGGATGATCACCCGCAGCCTCACCGTGCCGCTGGCCCGCGCCACCCGCGCCGCCGAGGCCATCGCCGACGGCCGCCTGGACAACGACGTGGTCACCGATGCGCGCGACGAGCCCGGCCGCCTGCTGCTGGCGATGGGCCGCATGCAGCACCAGCTGCAGCGCTTCTCCCGCGAAACCACGCTGATGATCGAGTTGCACGCCGACAAGGACATCAGTCACCGCATGCCGCAGGACTTCCCCGGCGTCTATGGCGAGCTGAGCAAGGGCATCAACACCATGATGTTCGAGCACCTGGACGCCATCGTCGAGGCGGTCGAGATCCTCAACCAATACGCTAACGGCGACCTGCGCCGCGACGCCCGGCGCCTGCCCGGCAGCCGTGCGGTGCTGCACGAATCGATGGACGCGGCCAAGGCCAGCCTGCTGGCGATCAACACCGAGATCAAGCGCCTGGCCGCCGCTGCCGCCGCCGGCGACTTCAGCGCCCGTGGCGATGCCGCGCACTTCCAGTACGACTTCCGGCTGATGGTGCAGGACCTCAACGCGATGATGGAGGTCAGTGACCGCAACTTGGGCAAGCTGTCGGCGTTGCTGCAGGCCATTGCCGCGGGCGACCTGACCGCGCGCATGGACGGCGAGTTCCATGGCGTGTTTGCGACCATGCGCGACGACGCCAACGCCACCGCCGACCAGCTGACCGGCATCGTCGGCCGCATCCAGAACGCCGCCATCAGCATCAATGCTGCCGCCAGCGAGATCGCCACCGGCAACGACGACCTGTCGCGCCGCACCGAGCAGCAGGCCGCCAGCCTGGAGGAAACCGCGGCGTCGATGGAAGAGTTGACCTCCACCGTCAGGCAGAACGCCGAGCATGCGCGCCAGGCCAACCAGCTCGCCAGCGGCGCGGCGTCGGTCGCTTCGCAGGGCGGGGCGGTGGTGGGTCAGGTGGTCGCCACCATGAGCGGCATCGAAGCGTCGTCGAAGAAGATCGCCGACATCATCGGCGTGATCGACGGTATCGCCTTCCAGACCAATATCCTGGCGCTCAACGCCGCAGTGGAAGCGGCACGTGCGGGCGAGCAGGGCCGCGGCTTTGCCGTGGTCGCAAGCGAAGTGCGCACCCTTGCGCAGCGCTCGGCCAATGCCGCCAAGGAGATCAAGGGCCTGATCGACGACTCGGTGAGCCGCGTCGCCGAAGGCTCGGCGCTGGTCGACCAGGCCGGCAGCACCATGCAGGAGATCGTCGCATCGGTGCAGCGCGTCACCGACATCATGGGCGAGATCTCGGCCGCGTCGCAGGAACAGTCCGCCGGCATCGAACAGGTCAACCAGACCGTGACGCAGATGGACGAGAGCACGCAGCAGAACGCGGCGCTGGTGGAAGAAGCCACGGCGGCCGCACGTTCGATGGAGCAGCAATCGGTGGAGCTGACCCAGGCGGTGGCGCTGTTCAAACTGGAGGGCGCGCCCGTGGCAGTGCCGTCGCCAGTGCAGTCGCTACGCGGCAGGAGCGTGGCGCCTGTGGCCACGCGCAGCCCGCGCCCGCTGGCTGCGGCAGCGGCAGCGGCAGCGGCTGCCCCGGCACGACGCGCGCCGTCGTTCGCGGCGGCGGTGGCGCTGGACAAGGATTGGCAGGAGTTCTAA
- a CDS encoding amino acid permease, which produces MPHPSAPVPPAAAPALRHALKPRQLIMMGLGSAIGAGLFLGSGVGVHAAGPAVLISYLVAGALVIIVMNALGEMAAAKPASGAFSVYAADAMGPTAGATVGWLWWLQLVIVIAAEAVGAAGLLATVWPGLPVPLAAIAFMAAFTAINLLGVRNFGEFEFWFAILKVAAIVGFILVGVALLAGWLPGVASPGLSNVTGNGGFAPKGMAGIGAALLVVVFAFGGTEIVAVAAAETADPERSIARAIRTVAWRILVFYIGSLSVIIAVVPWQSQALSSPFAAVLQVANIPGAATGITLIAVIALLSALNANLYGASRMIFSLAQRGEAPRALAASSRQQVPWLAVLASVLFGFVAAVLELLYPNRVLPVLLNIVGATCLLVWTISLLSQLILRARADRAGTRLPFRMRGYPVLTVLALAILALIFGLLVASPDTRAQFLSMAALTAVIALVSGVARRLRAG; this is translated from the coding sequence ATGCCGCATCCGTCCGCGCCTGTCCCGCCCGCCGCCGCACCCGCCTTGCGCCATGCGCTGAAACCGCGGCAACTGATCATGATGGGATTGGGCAGCGCGATCGGCGCCGGCCTGTTCCTGGGTTCCGGCGTCGGCGTGCACGCCGCGGGGCCGGCGGTGCTGATTTCCTACCTGGTCGCCGGCGCGCTGGTGATCATCGTGATGAACGCGCTGGGCGAGATGGCGGCGGCCAAGCCGGCCAGCGGCGCGTTCTCGGTGTACGCCGCCGACGCGATGGGGCCGACCGCCGGCGCCACCGTGGGCTGGCTGTGGTGGCTGCAACTGGTGATCGTGATCGCAGCCGAGGCGGTGGGTGCCGCCGGCCTGCTGGCGACGGTGTGGCCGGGCTTGCCGGTGCCGCTGGCCGCGATCGCGTTCATGGCCGCGTTCACTGCGATCAACCTGCTGGGCGTGCGCAACTTCGGCGAGTTCGAATTCTGGTTCGCCATCCTCAAGGTGGCGGCGATCGTCGGCTTCATCCTGGTCGGCGTGGCCTTGCTGGCCGGCTGGTTGCCCGGGGTGGCCTCGCCGGGCCTGTCCAACGTCACCGGCAACGGCGGCTTCGCGCCGAAGGGCATGGCCGGCATCGGCGCCGCGCTGCTGGTGGTGGTGTTCGCGTTCGGCGGCACCGAGATCGTGGCGGTGGCCGCGGCCGAGACCGCCGACCCGGAGCGCAGCATCGCCCGCGCCATCCGCACCGTCGCTTGGCGCATCCTGGTGTTCTACATCGGCTCGCTGAGCGTGATCATCGCGGTGGTGCCATGGCAGAGCCAGGCGCTGAGTTCGCCGTTCGCGGCGGTGCTGCAGGTGGCCAACATCCCCGGCGCCGCCACCGGCATCACCCTGATCGCGGTGATCGCGCTGCTGTCGGCGCTCAACGCCAATCTGTACGGCGCCTCGCGGATGATCTTCTCGCTGGCCCAGCGCGGCGAAGCGCCGCGCGCACTGGCCGCGTCCAGTCGCCAACAGGTGCCGTGGCTGGCGGTGCTGGCCAGCGTGCTGTTCGGCTTCGTCGCCGCGGTGCTGGAGTTGCTGTATCCCAACCGGGTGCTGCCGGTGCTGCTGAACATCGTCGGCGCCACCTGCCTGTTGGTGTGGACGATCTCGCTGCTGTCGCAGTTGATCCTGCGCGCGCGCGCCGACCGCGCCGGCACCCGCCTGCCGTTCCGCATGCGCGGCTATCCGGTGCTCACCGTGCTGGCGCTGGCGATCCTGGCGCTGATCTTCGGCCTGCTGGTGGCCTCGCCGGACACCCGCGCGCAGTTCCTGTCGATGGCGGCGCTGACTGCGGTCATCGCACTGGTCAGTGGCGTGGCGCGGCGGTTGCGCGCGGGGTAG
- a CDS encoding arsenic transporter → MSMPGANTANVATWGICALATAGVITRPFKLPEACWAVGGALLLMALGLMPGGEAWQAVLKGLDVYLFLIGMMLLSETARAEGLFDWVAMHAVNLAKGSTQRLFALVFGVGIVVTAFLSNDATAVVLTPAVYAAARKAGAKPLPLLFACALIANAASFVLPISNPANLVLYGGKMPTLGAWMAAFALPSLLAIGVTFVMLRWAERKDLTGRCAARVDTVPLTRGGTFALVGILATAVLLVGVSALGLDLGLPTCLAGLATLGVVCLGGRQSPLPMAKAVSWSVLPLVAGLFVLVEALSRTGVIGLLARTLADAAAHSPQATAGIAGTLLAFGSNLMNNLPAGLIASTTVAQAQPPQLVVDALLIGVDLGPNLSITGSLATILWLTAIRREGEDVGFWRFLKVGALVMPPALLCALGARLLLG, encoded by the coding sequence ATGAGCATGCCCGGCGCGAACACGGCGAATGTCGCCACCTGGGGCATCTGCGCGCTGGCCACCGCCGGGGTGATCACGCGGCCGTTCAAGCTGCCGGAGGCGTGCTGGGCGGTCGGTGGGGCGCTGCTGCTGATGGCGCTGGGGCTGATGCCCGGCGGCGAGGCCTGGCAAGCGGTACTGAAGGGCCTGGACGTCTATCTGTTCCTGATCGGCATGATGCTGCTGTCGGAAACCGCACGCGCCGAAGGCCTGTTCGACTGGGTGGCGATGCATGCGGTGAACCTGGCCAAGGGTTCGACCCAGCGCCTGTTCGCGCTGGTGTTCGGCGTCGGCATCGTGGTCACCGCGTTCCTGTCCAACGACGCCACCGCGGTTGTGCTGACCCCGGCGGTGTACGCGGCCGCACGCAAGGCCGGGGCCAAGCCGCTGCCGCTGCTGTTCGCCTGCGCGCTGATCGCCAACGCCGCCAGCTTCGTGCTGCCGATCTCCAACCCCGCCAACTTGGTGCTGTACGGCGGGAAGATGCCAACGCTCGGCGCGTGGATGGCCGCGTTCGCGCTGCCGTCGCTGCTGGCGATCGGCGTGACCTTCGTGATGCTGCGCTGGGCCGAACGCAAGGACCTGACCGGCCGCTGCGCCGCGCGCGTGGACACGGTGCCGCTGACCCGCGGCGGCACCTTCGCCCTGGTCGGCATCCTCGCCACGGCGGTGCTGTTGGTCGGCGTCTCCGCGCTCGGCCTGGACCTCGGCCTGCCGACCTGCCTGGCCGGCCTGGCCACCCTCGGCGTGGTCTGCCTGGGCGGCCGGCAGTCGCCGCTGCCGATGGCCAAGGCGGTGTCGTGGTCGGTGCTGCCGCTGGTGGCCGGGCTGTTCGTGCTGGTGGAAGCACTGTCGCGCACCGGCGTGATCGGCCTGCTCGCGCGCACCCTGGCCGACGCCGCTGCGCACTCGCCGCAGGCCACCGCTGGCATCGCCGGCACGCTGCTGGCGTTCGGCTCCAACCTGATGAACAACCTGCCGGCCGGCCTGATCGCCAGCACCACCGTCGCCCAGGCGCAACCGCCGCAGTTGGTGGTGGACGCGCTGCTGATCGGCGTGGACCTGGGCCCGAACCTGTCGATCACCGGCTCGCTGGCGACCATCCTGTGGCTGACCGCGATCCGCCGCGAAGGCGAGGACGTGGGCTTCTGGCGCTTCCTCAAGGTCGGCGCACTGGTGATGCCGCCGGCGCTGCTGTGCGCGCTGGGCGCGCGCCTGCTGCTGGGCTGA
- a CDS encoding prolyl oligopeptidase family serine peptidase — MSMRSLLLLLCLSMVGCSSLPSDPATGHFVSRQLTLDGRVYRYQVFVPAPAHRQGPVPVVLFLHGSGERGDDGRDQTTAGLGPYLRRHLADFPALVVMPQAPDGEEWNGANATMALQALDDSSAEFNGDPQRTYLTGMSMGGYGTWEIALKQPQRFAALVPICGAILSPHEDREYLVVTPVAYLADPYSALAQRLRHVPVWIFHGAQDDVVLPHDDRKIVRAFKNLDADVRYTEYPQGNHNAWDATYRDPKMWQWLFAQKRSDTGNETTADK, encoded by the coding sequence ATGTCGATGCGTTCGTTGCTGCTTCTGCTGTGCCTGTCGATGGTCGGATGCAGCAGCTTGCCCAGCGACCCGGCCACTGGCCACTTCGTCAGCCGCCAGCTCACCCTCGACGGGCGCGTCTACCGCTACCAGGTGTTCGTGCCGGCGCCGGCGCATCGCCAGGGCCCAGTGCCGGTGGTGCTGTTCCTGCACGGGTCGGGCGAGCGCGGCGACGATGGCCGCGACCAGACCACGGCCGGGCTGGGTCCGTACCTGCGCCGCCACCTTGCCGATTTCCCGGCCCTGGTGGTGATGCCGCAGGCGCCCGACGGCGAAGAATGGAACGGCGCCAACGCGACCATGGCACTGCAGGCACTGGACGACAGCAGCGCCGAGTTCAACGGCGACCCGCAGCGCACCTACCTCACCGGCATGTCCATGGGAGGCTACGGCACCTGGGAAATCGCCTTGAAGCAGCCGCAACGCTTCGCCGCGCTGGTGCCGATCTGCGGCGCGATCCTGTCCCCGCACGAGGACCGCGAGTACCTGGTGGTGACGCCGGTGGCGTATCTGGCCGATCCCTACAGCGCCCTGGCGCAGCGCCTGCGGCACGTGCCGGTCTGGATCTTCCATGGCGCCCAGGACGACGTGGTGCTGCCGCACGACGACCGCAAGATCGTCCGTGCCTTCAAGAACCTCGACGCCGACGTGCGCTACACCGAGTACCCGCAGGGCAACCACAACGCCTGGGACGCCACCTATCGCGATCCGAAGATGTGGCAGTGGCTGTTCGCGCAGAAGCGCAGCGACACCGGCAACGAGACCACCGCCGACAAGTAA
- the mgtE gene encoding magnesium transporter → MADAVRHDKTARQLRMLSDALDSGRLGPVRRLVNTLAPAEIGNLLESLPPGKREVVWGLVDPEDDGEVLVHVGEEVRESLLADMDPDEIVAAVEDLDIDDLANLVEDLPDTVIDEVLKSMDRENRERLEQVLSYPEDSAGRLMNPDVVTVRADVNVDVVLRYLRLRGELPDHTDHLFVVSRRHQYLGRVSLAALVTHEDSTPINRLIDDEQPAIDVGEGADEVARQFSDHDWISAPVVDDNNILLGRITIDDVVDIIRDQAEHQAMSAAGLDEDEDLFSPVRRAFRRRLIWLTINLGTAFIASSVVSQFEGTIAKLVALAALMPIVAGMGGNAGTQVLALMVRGLALGQIGASNVGVLLRKELTVALINGLSLGIGLGLIVLLWFKQPLLSLVIGSALTINLLTAALGGVLVPLTLKRLGFDPALAGGVILTTLTDVMGFLSFLGLATLVLL, encoded by the coding sequence ATGGCCGACGCCGTCCGCCACGACAAGACCGCGCGGCAGCTGCGCATGCTGTCCGATGCGCTGGACAGCGGGCGCCTGGGTCCGGTGCGGCGACTGGTCAATACGCTGGCGCCGGCCGAGATCGGCAACCTGCTGGAGTCGCTGCCGCCGGGCAAGCGCGAGGTGGTGTGGGGCCTGGTCGATCCGGAAGACGACGGCGAGGTGTTGGTCCACGTCGGCGAGGAAGTGCGCGAGAGCCTGCTCGCGGACATGGACCCGGACGAAATCGTCGCCGCGGTCGAAGACCTGGACATCGACGACCTCGCCAACCTGGTCGAGGACCTGCCGGACACGGTCATCGACGAAGTGCTCAAGTCGATGGACCGCGAGAACCGCGAGCGGCTGGAGCAGGTGCTGTCGTATCCCGAGGACAGCGCCGGCCGTCTGATGAACCCGGACGTGGTCACCGTGCGCGCCGACGTCAACGTCGACGTGGTGCTGCGCTACCTGCGCCTGCGCGGCGAACTGCCGGACCACACCGACCACCTGTTCGTGGTCAGCCGTCGCCACCAGTACCTGGGGCGGGTGTCGCTGGCGGCGCTGGTGACCCACGAGGACTCCACCCCGATCAACCGGCTGATCGACGACGAGCAGCCGGCCATCGACGTTGGCGAAGGCGCCGACGAGGTCGCGCGGCAGTTCTCCGACCACGACTGGATCTCCGCGCCGGTGGTGGACGACAACAACATTCTGCTCGGCCGCATCACCATCGACGACGTGGTCGACATCATCCGCGATCAGGCCGAGCACCAGGCGATGAGCGCCGCCGGTCTGGACGAGGACGAAGACCTGTTCAGCCCGGTGCGGCGCGCGTTCCGGCGCCGCCTGATCTGGCTGACGATCAACCTGGGCACCGCCTTCATCGCCTCCAGCGTGGTCAGCCAGTTCGAGGGCACCATCGCCAAACTGGTGGCGCTGGCCGCGTTGATGCCGATCGTGGCCGGCATGGGCGGCAACGCCGGCACCCAGGTGCTGGCGCTGATGGTGCGCGGCCTGGCGCTGGGCCAGATCGGCGCGTCCAACGTCGGCGTGCTGCTGCGCAAGGAGCTGACGGTGGCGCTGATCAACGGCCTGTCTCTGGGCATCGGCCTGGGCCTGATCGTGCTGCTGTGGTTCAAGCAGCCGCTGCTGTCGCTGGTGATCGGTTCGGCGCTGACCATCAACCTGCTCACCGCCGCCCTCGGCGGCGTGCTGGTGCCGTTGACGCTCAAGCGCCTGGGCTTCGATCCGGCGCTGGCCGGCGGAGTGATCCTGACCACGCTGACCGACGTGATGGGCTTCCTCAGCTTCCTCGGCCTGGCCACCCTGGTCCTGCTGTAG